Proteins encoded within one genomic window of Lentimicrobiaceae bacterium:
- a CDS encoding YCF48-related protein produces the protein MKQFLIILIGLFALNVANAQWTWQNPLPQGNSLSCIKFSDNLTGYAVGASGTILKTTDGGGHWISLVSGTSEYLNSICMTDAITAHAVGGDVILKTTDGGATWQQYDSGTANYLSSVFFPTPDTGYVVGPDFMLKTTDGGSTWNSLPVSGGWYQSVYFTSSDTGFISGIGTVYKTVDGGATWTSTWLESAIFSSITFTDANTGFIVGGDLSSSGQQQCVIYKTTNCGDTWTMKVSEWSDSARQMSEVSFSGLLNGMAVGGDCIMKTTNGGETWSRHYQPDNFYSVDIPASDIAYIAGSSGTIIKTLNGGSTWNYQSSNVTLNNVNSLSFPDAMTGFAACDGGILLKTTNGGAQWMPVPTEVTANFTDVFFPDPLLGYVIGNYGEGFVDSCIILKTTNGGLSWAVQYSDTSYFLSSVFFTDAATGYVAGEGFSNGFWEGRILKTTNGGSSWTVQVPENAGSLSVVFFTDADTGYAAGGTENGFILKTTNGGNSWSIVQTVSGWLYDIYFTDANNGYAVGGEPSGTSGKIFRTQNGGNTWNSYTTPECLKSVFFSDRNNGYTVGYSGTMLKTKNGGATWHELPAVTNYKLNAVFFTDSVTGYIAGFGGSILKTENGGGFPAEVNEKPASAASLKIYPNPSSDQLTIETSAIPTKSQLSIFNVTGQELLKQTVTESSTKVDISKLPYGVYFVNLLRDKTVLVGKFIKQ, from the coding sequence ATGAAACAGTTTTTAATCATATTAATAGGGCTTTTTGCATTAAATGTTGCAAATGCACAATGGACTTGGCAAAACCCTTTACCGCAAGGTAATAGTCTGAGTTGTATCAAGTTTTCCGATAACCTGACGGGGTATGCTGTCGGGGCCTCGGGAACAATCCTGAAAACCACGGACGGAGGAGGACATTGGATCAGCCTGGTTTCTGGAACTTCAGAATACCTGAATAGCATTTGTATGACGGATGCCATTACGGCTCATGCTGTTGGCGGTGACGTCATCCTGAAAACTACCGATGGCGGAGCCACCTGGCAGCAGTATGACTCGGGGACCGCAAATTACCTGAGTTCCGTCTTTTTCCCGACTCCCGATACCGGATATGTGGTTGGTCCTGATTTCATGCTTAAAACCACAGACGGAGGCAGTACATGGAATTCTTTGCCGGTGTCGGGCGGATGGTACCAATCCGTCTATTTTACCAGTTCTGATACCGGATTTATTTCCGGAATAGGAACAGTTTATAAAACGGTCGACGGAGGTGCAACATGGACTTCTACTTGGCTCGAATCGGCAATATTTTCATCCATAACCTTCACGGATGCAAATACAGGATTCATTGTCGGGGGGGATTTGTCGTCAAGTGGCCAGCAGCAATGCGTCATCTATAAGACCACCAACTGCGGCGACACCTGGACCATGAAAGTTTCGGAATGGTCGGATAGTGCCCGTCAGATGAGTGAGGTAAGTTTTTCCGGCCTGTTGAACGGAATGGCGGTCGGCGGTGATTGTATCATGAAAACCACGAATGGCGGGGAAACGTGGTCCAGACACTATCAGCCGGACAATTTCTATTCGGTTGATATCCCGGCATCGGATATCGCCTATATTGCCGGATCATCCGGTACCATCATCAAGACCCTGAACGGAGGAAGCACATGGAATTACCAATCATCGAATGTGACGTTGAACAATGTCAACTCCCTCTCGTTTCCGGATGCGATGACAGGTTTTGCCGCCTGCGACGGAGGGATACTCCTGAAAACGACGAACGGAGGAGCGCAATGGATGCCTGTTCCGACAGAAGTAACCGCAAATTTTACGGATGTCTTTTTCCCTGATCCTCTTCTTGGTTACGTTATAGGCAATTACGGTGAAGGGTTTGTTGATAGTTGCATCATCCTGAAAACGACCAACGGGGGGCTTTCCTGGGCAGTTCAATACTCAGACACATCGTATTTTCTGTCCTCCGTTTTCTTTACGGATGCCGCTACGGGATATGTTGCAGGAGAAGGATTTTCCAATGGATTCTGGGAAGGAAGGATATTGAAGACAACCAATGGGGGATCATCATGGACCGTCCAAGTTCCCGAAAATGCCGGCTCCCTGAGCGTCGTATTTTTTACCGATGCGGATACCGGGTATGCAGCCGGCGGCACGGAAAACGGATTCATTCTCAAAACGACGAACGGCGGGAACAGCTGGTCGATTGTACAAACCGTATCGGGATGGTTATACGATATCTATTTTACGGATGCAAACAACGGTTATGCCGTTGGCGGTGAACCGTCAGGAACGAGCGGAAAAATCTTCAGAACACAAAACGGCGGAAACACATGGAACTCATATACTACTCCGGAATGTTTGAAATCGGTCTTTTTTTCAGACAGGAACAATGGATACACCGTAGGGTACAGCGGAACGATGCTCAAAACTAAAAACGGCGGGGCCACCTGGCATGAGTTGCCTGCCGTAACCAATTATAAACTGAATGCCGTTTTCTTTACAGACTCAGTTACTGGATATATTGCGGGTTTCGGAGGCTCTATCCTCAAAACTGAAAACGGCGGAGGATTTCCAGCAGAAGTCAATGAAAAACCGGCTTCCGCTGCTTCTTTAAAGATTTATCCCAATCCCTCATCTGACCAATTAACAATCGAAACATCAGCAATTCCAACAAAAAGCCAATTATCTATCTTTAATGTAACTGGTCAAGAATTACTGAAGCAAACTGTCACCGAATCTTCAACAAAGGTTGATATCAGCAAATTACCATATGGGGTTTATTTCGTAAATCTATTGAGGGATAAGACCGTGCTGGTAGGAAAATTTATTAAACAATAA
- a CDS encoding response regulator yields MNENILKSREELEAEVHSLRERIGQMEDAYMQFRNDIEKELIQTKEQAETAYHSNAVFLSNMSHGIRVPMNGIIGMIDVILQTDLSEEQKEFMNIIANSSENLLNVIDDILDYSKMQTGQIKLEEKTIHLKKECNEVIELLSPKAKGKGLQIQWQWNSDLPIYVQADVHKLKQILTNLINNAIKYTKEGTITIATELITSDNNTISVKFLVADTGVGIAEKTNLLINKAFNLPGIKAEFSEDGMGLGLAICKTLTNFLKGIIGFESTYGKGSCFWFVLPLKKSEPLLYDEVSSATKTTEFNANLTILLVEDNNLNQKFACAALRKAGHTVDIAENGKIALNNYFNKKYDLILMDIQMPIMDGIEATTKIREYEKNNRITPVKIVAVTAYAMERDRERCINAGMDEFLSKPFKPRDLLKIIEDLNY; encoded by the coding sequence ATGAATGAAAATATATTAAAATCAAGGGAAGAACTCGAAGCCGAAGTACATTCGCTAAGAGAAAGAATCGGGCAGATGGAAGATGCTTACATGCAATTTCGTAACGACATAGAAAAGGAATTAATACAAACAAAAGAGCAAGCAGAAACTGCTTATCATTCTAATGCCGTATTTTTGTCAAACATGAGCCATGGTATCAGGGTTCCCATGAATGGAATCATCGGGATGATTGATGTAATTTTACAAACTGATCTCTCCGAAGAACAAAAAGAATTTATGAATATCATAGCCAATTCGTCTGAAAACCTTTTAAATGTAATAGACGATATTCTTGATTATTCAAAAATGCAAACCGGGCAAATCAAACTTGAAGAAAAAACCATCCATCTGAAAAAAGAATGTAATGAGGTAATTGAATTGTTAAGCCCGAAAGCCAAAGGCAAAGGACTACAAATACAATGGCAATGGAATTCCGATCTGCCTATTTATGTTCAGGCAGATGTTCATAAATTAAAACAAATACTTACTAATTTGATAAATAACGCAATAAAATATACAAAAGAAGGAACAATCACAATAGCTACCGAACTTATCACTTCCGATAATAATACCATATCCGTTAAGTTTTTAGTAGCTGATACTGGTGTGGGCATAGCAGAAAAAACTAATCTGTTAATTAATAAAGCTTTTAATCTCCCTGGCATCAAAGCCGAATTTAGTGAAGACGGCATGGGACTGGGGCTTGCAATTTGTAAAACTCTGACTAATTTTTTAAAAGGGATAATCGGCTTTGAAAGCACTTACGGAAAAGGTTCGTGTTTTTGGTTTGTATTACCTTTAAAAAAATCGGAGCCATTATTGTACGACGAAGTGTCCAGTGCTACGAAAACTACCGAGTTTAATGCTAACTTAACCATTCTATTGGTTGAAGACAACAATCTAAACCAAAAATTTGCATGTGCAGCCCTTCGCAAGGCAGGACACACTGTGGATATAGCCGAAAATGGCAAAATAGCACTTAACAATTATTTTAATAAAAAATACGATCTGATTTTAATGGATATACAAATGCCCATTATGGATGGGATTGAAGCCACTACAAAAATCAGGGAATATGAAAAAAATAACCGGATTACCCCCGTTAAAATTGTCGCAGTTACAGCCTATGCCATGGAACGCGACAGAGAAAGGTGTATTAATGCAGGAATGGATGAATTTTTAAGCAAACCTTTTAAACCCAGAGACCTGTTAAAAATAATTGAAGATTTAAATTATTAA
- the hydE gene encoding [FeFe] hydrogenase H-cluster radical SAM maturase HydE, translated as MTVEEILEKDIFEKNDIITLLSLDESGRKLLYKKAADVKEKYVGKKVYFRGLIEYSNICRKNCYYCGVRAGNQSVERYRLTDEEVLEAAKFAYGNRYASMVIQSGERSDSEFTATITRLLKKIKSTYEGKIGITLSMGEQTEEIYKEWFEAGAHRYLLRIETSSTSLYNKLHPQDSHHDYYQRLEALRMLKKCGYQVGTGVMIGLPFQTVEDLADDLLFFKDLDVDMVGMGPYIEHEKTPLYQYKEKLLPQVERFNLSLKMVALLRIMMKDINIASTTAMQTIDPQGREKTIMVGANVIMPNLTPVKYRENYLLYENKPCIDEEADECRSCLEARIRIAGGEIGYDEWGDSRHFAQRNVKK; from the coding sequence ATGACTGTTGAAGAGATTCTTGAAAAAGATATATTTGAGAAAAACGACATTATAACTTTGCTTTCGCTCGACGAATCAGGAAGAAAATTGCTGTATAAAAAAGCTGCTGATGTAAAAGAAAAATATGTAGGGAAAAAAGTGTACTTCCGCGGGCTAATAGAGTACTCCAACATTTGCCGGAAAAACTGCTACTATTGCGGGGTAAGAGCTGGCAATCAAAGCGTGGAACGCTATCGGCTTACGGATGAAGAAGTGCTGGAAGCCGCAAAGTTTGCTTACGGCAATCGTTATGCTTCAATGGTAATACAAAGTGGCGAACGCAGCGACAGTGAATTTACTGCTACGATTACCCGTTTGCTGAAAAAAATAAAGTCCACCTATGAAGGAAAGATAGGCATTACGCTTTCGATGGGCGAACAGACTGAAGAAATATATAAAGAATGGTTTGAAGCAGGTGCACATCGCTATCTGCTCCGCATAGAGACTTCCTCGACCAGTTTGTATAACAAATTACATCCGCAGGACTCTCATCATGATTATTACCAGCGACTGGAAGCTCTGCGAATGTTAAAAAAATGCGGTTATCAGGTGGGCACAGGAGTAATGATAGGGCTGCCGTTTCAAACGGTGGAAGATCTTGCCGATGATTTGCTCTTTTTTAAAGACCTGGATGTAGATATGGTAGGAATGGGACCATATATTGAACACGAAAAAACACCGCTTTATCAGTATAAGGAAAAGCTTTTACCACAAGTGGAACGTTTTAATCTATCGTTGAAGATGGTGGCGTTGCTACGTATAATGATGAAAGATATTAATATTGCCAGCACCACTGCCATGCAGACGATAGACCCTCAGGGGCGTGAAAAAACCATCATGGTGGGGGCAAATGTTATTATGCCTAACCTCACCCCTGTAAAATACCGCGAAAATTATCTTTTGTATGAAAATAAACCCTGTATTGATGAAGAAGCCGACGAATGCCGTTCGTGCCTCGAAGCCCGCATTCGTATAGCCGGAGGCGAAATAGGTTACGACGAATGGGGCGACTCCCGCCACTTTGCTCAAAGAAATGTAAAGAAATAA
- a CDS encoding toll/interleukin-1 receptor domain-containing protein has translation MDKKKIFICYAIEDKELLEKFLKEAKKENVPYQLVYLKEKEPMSATWREECRSKIKACDGVVALISKNLKISEGAFWEMKCSREEGKPRISMFVGDAGIIDKPRDLDGVTAMVLSWDRLAYFVSKI, from the coding sequence ATGGACAAGAAAAAGATTTTTATCTGCTATGCTATAGAAGATAAAGAATTGCTTGAAAAGTTTCTGAAAGAGGCAAAAAAAGAAAATGTTCCTTATCAATTGGTTTATCTAAAAGAGAAAGAGCCTATGTCGGCAACATGGCGGGAAGAATGCCGTTCGAAAATCAAAGCTTGCGATGGAGTGGTGGCTTTGATTTCCAAAAATCTGAAAATATCGGAAGGTGCTTTTTGGGAGATGAAATGCAGCCGCGAAGAAGGAAAACCGAGAATCAGTATGTTTGTGGGCGATGCCGGAATCATTGACAAACCCCGCGATCTGGATGGCGTTACGGCGATGGTTTTGTCGTGGGACAGGTTAGCGTATTTTGTAAGCAAAATTTAG
- a CDS encoding DUF5723 family protein gives MTNSNYAGSVGVIQNPSSMLTSKLYFDINLLSGGAFADNNYVYFSKNEYKFSRFLQANPSFPEHGETGDIVYDNYNKDLKSAYGNIRVMGPSAMVVSGKHAFAIYSGVRVGVSAHNAPYELAKFVFEELDAPEQFNVRYNDTKKFGFAAMAWGEVGVSYAYSVYEKRLDHVAAGITIKKLFGYSGGYIAGNNIDYMVPNADTIFIYNLNAKGGLSLPVDYGNNEYPGPGGLFRGSGWGFDLGFTYEKKLKEISNRHYSNLCAQKYVDYQYRLGVSLVDIGSIKFTQNARALSFDNVSHNWYEVSDLNYTDIDSTLIEFSNRFYGNPTQLVSGNSFKIFLPTALSVQFDYHLAANYYLNSSLYYGFQLNAASLHRSSQISVTPRYESRYLEASLPISLYEFSKPRIGLALRLGFLTLGSDKLGSFFNMNDFYGMDIYFAIKFNFSKGHCRDGGFNGCENNEFLRFRKKSRW, from the coding sequence ATGACAAACAGTAATTACGCTGGTTCGGTCGGAGTAATACAAAATCCTTCGTCCATGTTAACATCTAAATTATATTTTGATATTAATTTGCTTTCGGGAGGTGCTTTTGCTGATAACAACTATGTATATTTTAGCAAAAATGAATATAAATTTTCACGGTTTTTGCAAGCGAACCCTAGCTTTCCGGAACATGGAGAAACCGGAGATATAGTTTACGATAATTACAATAAGGATTTAAAAAGTGCCTATGGAAATATACGTGTGATGGGACCATCGGCAATGGTTGTTTCCGGAAAGCATGCCTTTGCGATCTATAGCGGGGTAAGGGTAGGGGTTTCGGCACATAATGCTCCATATGAACTGGCAAAATTTGTTTTTGAAGAGTTAGATGCCCCGGAACAATTTAATGTACGGTATAACGATACAAAAAAATTTGGCTTTGCTGCCATGGCGTGGGGAGAAGTAGGCGTTTCGTACGCATATTCAGTATACGAAAAGCGTCTGGATCATGTGGCTGCCGGAATTACAATTAAAAAATTATTTGGATATTCGGGGGGATATATTGCCGGAAACAATATAGATTATATGGTTCCCAATGCAGATACGATATTTATTTATAACCTTAATGCTAAAGGTGGGCTTTCTCTGCCAGTGGACTATGGTAATAATGAATATCCGGGACCCGGAGGCCTCTTTAGGGGAAGCGGGTGGGGTTTCGACCTGGGATTTACCTATGAAAAAAAACTCAAAGAAATAAGCAATAGGCATTACAGCAACCTATGTGCGCAAAAATATGTTGATTACCAATATAGATTAGGGGTGTCGCTGGTGGATATTGGCAGTATTAAATTTACACAGAACGCCAGAGCACTTTCATTTGATAACGTAAGCCATAATTGGTACGAAGTTTCTGATTTAAACTATACAGACATTGACTCTACCTTAATTGAGTTCAGTAATCGGTTTTACGGAAATCCGACGCAATTAGTAAGCGGAAATTCCTTTAAAATATTTCTTCCTACTGCGTTAAGTGTACAATTCGATTATCATTTGGCTGCAAATTATTACCTGAACAGCTCTCTTTATTATGGATTTCAGCTAAATGCAGCGTCTTTGCATCGTTCTTCCCAGATTTCGGTAACACCTCGCTATGAATCACGTTATTTGGAGGCTTCTTTGCCTATTTCGCTTTACGAATTTTCCAAACCCCGTATAGGGCTTGCTTTACGACTTGGTTTTCTTACCTTGGGAAGTGATAAGCTCGGGAGTTTTTTTAATATGAATGATTTTTACGGAATGGATATTTATTTTGCAATAAAGTTTAATTTCAGCAAAGGACATTGCCGTGATGGAGGGTTCAATGGCTGTGAAAATAACGAATTTTTAAGATTCCGAAAGAAATCGCGGTGGTAA
- the aroC gene encoding chorismate synthase produces MAGNTFGTQFRLTTFGESHGNVIGGVIDGCPAGLAIDYEFILHEMQRRRPGQNDKVSARNEPDVPEFISGIFEGKTTGTPIAFLIPNCDVQSDDYENMKELFRPSHADYTWYAKYGSRDYRGSGRASARETVARVTGGAIAKLLLNKSSVLIKAFVSQIGDIQLDMPYHTDWLFSDAANPVCCPDAEKAREMMALLDRIKAEGDTVGGKITCVVMGVPVGWGEPVFDRLQADLAKAMLCIPAVKGFEYGSGFAAAAMKGSEHNDAWTYYRDGIHTLTNNSGGIQGGISNGEDIYFNVAFKPVATLGQAVEAIDRTGKIYQLQAGGRHDVCPVPRAVPVVEAMAALVLADHYLRAGNSAI; encoded by the coding sequence ATGGCTGGAAATACTTTTGGAACTCAATTCAGGCTTACAACTTTTGGAGAATCGCATGGAAACGTGATAGGTGGTGTTATTGATGGCTGCCCTGCCGGATTAGCGATTGATTATGAGTTTATTTTGCATGAGATGCAACGCCGTCGTCCCGGACAGAACGACAAAGTTTCAGCCCGCAATGAGCCCGATGTACCCGAATTTATTTCCGGAATTTTTGAAGGAAAAACCACCGGCACACCTATAGCCTTTCTTATTCCGAATTGTGATGTGCAATCGGATGATTATGAAAACATGAAGGAACTTTTTCGTCCTTCGCATGCTGATTACACCTGGTATGCAAAATACGGTTCCCGCGATTACAGAGGATCCGGAAGGGCTTCTGCGCGAGAAACTGTTGCCCGTGTTACGGGTGGAGCCATAGCCAAACTTTTACTCAACAAATCGTCAGTTCTCATCAAGGCTTTTGTATCGCAGATTGGAGATATTCAGCTTGATATGCCATATCATACCGATTGGCTGTTCAGTGATGCAGCTAATCCTGTTTGCTGTCCCGATGCTGAGAAAGCAAGGGAGATGATGGCACTGCTCGACCGTATAAAAGCTGAAGGCGATACTGTTGGCGGCAAAATAACCTGCGTGGTAATGGGAGTTCCGGTGGGCTGGGGCGAACCAGTTTTCGACCGTTTGCAAGCCGACCTTGCAAAAGCAATGCTATGCATACCTGCCGTAAAAGGATTTGAATACGGTTCAGGGTTTGCGGCAGCAGCCATGAAAGGAAGTGAGCACAACGATGCCTGGACATATTATCGCGATGGTATCCATACGCTTACCAATAATTCCGGAGGCATTCAGGGAGGCATTTCCAATGGCGAAGACATTTACTTTAATGTGGCTTTTAAGCCTGTGGCTACCCTTGGACAGGCAGTGGAAGCCATTGACCGTACGGGGAAAATTTACCAATTGCAGGCAGGAGGCAGGCACGATGTGTGTCCTGTACCCCGTGCTGTTCCTGTTGTGGAAGCCATGGCAGCTCTCGTTTTAGCCGATCACTACCTTCGGGCGGGGAATTCTGCGATATAG
- a CDS encoding 3-hydroxyacyl-CoA dehydrogenase family protein, whose product MTIGICGCGKMGTNIFQYLSGFNFTLIWLCKTETAAQNQQNLFLKRLQRQLRNGLLSEIDFTRQIKDSFFTHLPANLSNCDLVIETITENVETKQELFHRLDTICPAKCILTSNSSSILPSRLFPSAERTANFAGLHFFYPVALKNITELIITPHTSESAIGFLKQFLVEINRFHLLQNEQNAFLLNRILLDVQNEACKILIEEKISPAVIDSITKETLFPMGLFAFFDNVGIDVMLFSVKNYSKEFYGGESTYLPLISCLHEKFVQGYLGIKTQHGFFDYSNAQPGESTGSLYVSPRKRKAFAARLINTWRTSVRNALDKENITKKDLQFALAEYFGEDISLF is encoded by the coding sequence ATGACTATTGGAATATGCGGATGCGGGAAAATGGGAACCAATATTTTCCAATATCTTTCTGGATTTAATTTTACCCTTATCTGGCTTTGCAAAACGGAAACTGCAGCTCAAAACCAGCAAAATCTGTTTCTGAAACGCTTGCAGCGTCAGCTTCGTAACGGACTTTTGTCAGAAATTGATTTTACCCGTCAGATAAAAGATAGTTTTTTTACACATTTACCTGCAAATCTATCTAATTGTGATTTAGTTATTGAAACTATCACCGAAAATGTAGAAACCAAACAGGAACTCTTCCATCGTTTGGATACCATCTGCCCTGCAAAATGTATCCTTACCTCAAATTCGTCTTCCATACTTCCTTCCCGGCTTTTCCCTTCTGCTGAAAGAACCGCAAATTTTGCCGGACTGCATTTCTTTTACCCGGTAGCGCTGAAAAATATAACAGAACTAATTATTACCCCGCACACTTCGGAATCTGCCATTGGATTCCTGAAACAATTTCTTGTTGAAATTAATCGTTTTCATCTTTTACAAAATGAACAGAATGCATTTTTGCTCAACCGTATCCTTCTTGATGTTCAGAATGAAGCCTGTAAAATCCTAATAGAAGAGAAAATTTCTCCGGCAGTTATTGATTCAATAACGAAAGAAACTCTTTTCCCAATGGGATTATTCGCTTTTTTTGATAATGTGGGGATAGATGTCATGCTTTTTTCGGTAAAAAACTATAGCAAAGAGTTTTACGGTGGTGAAAGTACATACCTTCCGCTAATCAGTTGTTTACATGAAAAATTTGTGCAGGGATATTTGGGAATCAAAACCCAGCATGGTTTTTTCGACTATAGCAATGCACAACCCGGCGAATCAACAGGCAGCTTATACGTCAGCCCCCGGAAAAGAAAAGCATTTGCAGCAAGACTCATCAATACATGGAGAACATCGGTACGTAATGCACTTGATAAGGAAAATATTACAAAAAAAGATTTGCAATTTGCCCTTGCCGAATATTTTGGAGAGGATATTTCTCTTTTTTGA
- a CDS encoding LuxR C-terminal-related transcriptional regulator: MKATLQELIEKHKELTDYYFCNVSEEDYAAFEGQKQLLLKISEVENSAMSVYDMHRKEYLLYRSKFSKEAGYHLNPEYRTTPEFFLKMLHPDDLPFIFDTQIKTFEFLNSLPASERKDYKMVVDFCLRCNNGLYLRFVQQSVIIELDKDGKLWLALMLTDLVSGNVPHEPPQRQLIHVKTGKPCLFDDNNGQEPNKSLTKREIEILGLISQGYGSRDISERLFISVNTVNNHRQNILSKTKTENTTQALLYAKRIGVI, from the coding sequence ATGAAAGCTACGCTACAAGAACTCATTGAAAAACATAAAGAACTTACCGATTACTATTTCTGCAATGTAAGTGAAGAAGATTATGCTGCCTTTGAGGGACAGAAACAGCTTTTGCTGAAAATTTCGGAGGTGGAAAACAGCGCCATGTCGGTATATGATATGCACCGGAAGGAATACCTGCTTTACCGTTCAAAGTTCAGCAAGGAAGCAGGCTATCATTTGAACCCGGAATATCGTACCACCCCGGAATTCTTTTTAAAGATGCTGCATCCGGACGATCTGCCATTTATTTTCGATACACAGATTAAAACATTTGAATTTCTGAACAGCCTCCCCGCTTCCGAAAGGAAAGATTATAAAATGGTAGTTGACTTTTGCCTGCGATGCAACAACGGGCTTTATCTTCGTTTTGTTCAGCAATCGGTAATCATTGAGCTGGATAAAGATGGGAAGTTATGGCTGGCGCTTATGCTTACCGACCTGGTGTCGGGGAACGTGCCGCACGAACCTCCGCAAAGGCAACTGATCCATGTAAAAACCGGCAAGCCATGCCTGTTTGATGATAATAACGGGCAGGAACCCAATAAATCGTTAACCAAAAGAGAAATTGAAATCTTAGGATTGATTTCGCAGGGATACGGCAGCCGGGATATTTCCGAAAGGTTGTTTATCAGCGTAAATACCGTGAATAATCACCGGCAGAATATCCTCAGCAAAACCAAAACGGAAAATACTACGCAGGCTTTGCTGTATGCCAAAAGGATTGGGGTCATCTGA
- a CDS encoding response regulator produces MAVDGEETLAIIQENYNKGIIFDVMLFDINLPAPWDGIKLMNAVKNQWNEYNEIPFIAQTAYAMSGDRERLLDAGFDDYVSKPIQQNRLLKIMNYQVNLKKKFTNS; encoded by the coding sequence ATGGCTGTGGATGGAGAGGAAACCCTGGCTATCATTCAGGAAAATTACAATAAAGGTATTATTTTTGATGTTATGCTATTTGATATCAACCTACCTGCGCCCTGGGACGGAATAAAACTGATGAATGCCGTAAAAAACCAATGGAACGAATACAACGAAATCCCATTTATAGCACAAACCGCCTATGCTATGAGTGGCGATAGGGAACGACTGCTTGATGCTGGTTTCGATGATTATGTATCCAAACCCATTCAACAAAACAGATTATTGAAAATAATGAATTACCAAGTTAATTTGAAAAAAAAATTTACTAATTCATAA
- a CDS encoding thermonuclease family protein codes for MKTYKVIKGTFHVKGYSPDGDSIRFLADKPENWDWSGFDWEKKPPKEKQLRIEAIDALETHYEGVRQPHSFAIAALEHLLAQIGISNVQYNLMVSKIISADDEKPGYIVTAGVDKFNRPISYVFNDKVKLNDGQLIDSDKIPVEKSVNYILAKEGLVYPTFYQGMDEKLMEKFRKVIAVARKESKGLWAIEKTSAFKVWNIYTLQDDVIIMPKLFRRFVSFFEAASEMSEFMSYIAKNPDKVIVNGTKAHLHDFITADGTTFGLTVLPEDIIFT; via the coding sequence ATGAAAACTTACAAAGTAATCAAAGGCACCTTTCACGTAAAGGGTTATTCACCTGATGGGGACTCAATCCGTTTCCTGGCTGATAAGCCCGAAAACTGGGATTGGAGTGGTTTCGACTGGGAAAAGAAACCTCCTAAAGAAAAACAATTGAGAATTGAGGCTATTGATGCCCTTGAAACCCACTATGAGGGCGTACGCCAGCCCCATTCTTTTGCCATCGCCGCACTTGAGCATCTGCTTGCCCAGATTGGAATCAGTAATGTGCAGTATAACCTTATGGTATCGAAGATTATTAGTGCCGACGATGAAAAACCGGGCTACATTGTAACCGCCGGGGTGGATAAATTTAATCGCCCTATCAGCTATGTATTTAACGACAAAGTAAAACTAAACGACGGGCAACTGATTGATTCAGATAAAATCCCGGTCGAGAAATCGGTAAACTACATACTTGCAAAAGAAGGACTGGTGTATCCTACTTTTTATCAGGGAATGGACGAAAAGCTGATGGAAAAATTCAGGAAAGTGATAGCCGTAGCCCGTAAGGAATCAAAAGGACTTTGGGCTATCGAAAAAACCTCTGCTTTTAAAGTCTGGAATATTTACACCCTGCAGGACGATGTTATTATCATGCCTAAGTTGTTTCGCAGGTTTGTCAGCTTTTTCGAAGCCGCCTCCGAAATGAGTGAATTCATGTCGTATATTGCAAAAAACCCGGATAAAGTGATTGTTAATGGAACGAAAGCCCATTTGCACGACTTTATCACTGCCGATGGAACTACTTTTGGATTGACAGTTTTACCCGAAGACATTATTTTTACATAA